Proteins from a single region of Sphingomonas morindae:
- a CDS encoding M61 family metallopeptidase, translating to MTRFARALASAALFALAAPLAAQQPATNSLPQPLPIPDTIPAAQDTPYPGTIRLAVDASDTSQGIFKVRETIPVAAAGPLVLLYPQWIPGTHSPTGPISKLAGLRFTGNGQVIPWTRDKYDVYAFHLDVPAGVTSVEAVFDYLSPTDDNQGGLVMTPDMLNLDWSAMSLYPAGHFVRRILVSPSVSYPAGWKSASALIPGLSGDKVAYPTVDYETLVDSPAMAGRYARSEPLSPKVNLNIIADRPDQLVIKPEQLKPHKELVVQARKLFGAEHYDHYDFLFWLSDTMGGQGLEHHRSSEDGVDGDYFTDWDGAIRDRNLLPHEYTHSWDGKFRRGADLWTPDYRQPMGDSLLWVYEGQTQYWGYILQARSGLVSKADTLDQLAATAAYYQNSPAKTWRTVVDTTNDPTMSQRRPLGWRNYQWSEDYYEAGKLVWLDADQLIREKTGGKKSLDDFARLFFGMRDGDWGVLTYRFEDVVDTLNKVMPYDWASFLKERIYAVRDQAPLDWITRGGYKLVYTDTPGAAWKAGETRRKMKDFSYSIGFAVGREGRLASVAWDSPAFKAGLTQGTKLLAVNGHSYDDDQLKVAIVAAQTSKAPIRFVILQNDQVRTIDIPYAGGLRYPHLEKTGKGEGGLDKLLAPKA from the coding sequence ATCCCGGATACGATCCCGGCGGCGCAGGATACGCCCTATCCCGGCACCATCCGCCTGGCGGTCGACGCCAGCGACACCAGCCAGGGCATCTTCAAGGTGCGCGAGACGATCCCCGTCGCCGCCGCCGGGCCGCTGGTGCTGCTCTACCCGCAATGGATCCCCGGCACCCACAGCCCCACCGGGCCGATCTCCAAGCTGGCGGGGCTGCGCTTCACCGGCAACGGCCAGGTCATCCCGTGGACGCGCGACAAATACGATGTCTATGCCTTCCATCTCGACGTGCCCGCGGGCGTGACGAGCGTCGAGGCCGTGTTCGACTATCTCTCGCCGACCGATGACAATCAGGGCGGGCTGGTGATGACCCCGGACATGCTCAACCTGGATTGGAGCGCCATGTCGCTCTACCCGGCGGGCCATTTCGTCCGCCGCATCCTGGTGAGCCCAAGCGTCTCCTACCCCGCCGGCTGGAAGTCGGCGAGCGCGCTGATCCCGGGCCTGTCGGGCGACAAGGTCGCCTATCCCACGGTGGATTACGAGACGCTGGTCGATTCGCCCGCCATGGCCGGCCGCTATGCCCGGTCCGAGCCGCTCTCGCCCAAGGTCAATCTGAACATCATCGCCGATCGCCCGGACCAGCTGGTGATCAAGCCGGAGCAGCTCAAGCCGCATAAGGAGCTGGTCGTGCAGGCGCGCAAGCTGTTCGGCGCCGAGCATTACGATCATTACGACTTCCTCTTCTGGCTGTCCGACACGATGGGCGGCCAGGGGCTGGAGCATCACCGCTCCTCGGAAGACGGCGTCGACGGCGATTATTTCACCGATTGGGATGGCGCGATCCGCGATCGCAACCTGCTGCCGCACGAATATACCCATAGCTGGGACGGCAAATTCCGGCGCGGCGCCGATCTCTGGACGCCCGATTACCGCCAGCCCATGGGCGACAGCCTGCTCTGGGTCTATGAGGGCCAGACCCAATATTGGGGCTATATCCTCCAGGCGCGCTCGGGCCTCGTCAGCAAGGCCGATACGCTGGATCAGCTCGCCGCCACCGCCGCCTATTACCAGAACTCGCCCGCCAAGACGTGGCGCACGGTGGTGGATACCACCAATGATCCCACCATGTCGCAGCGCCGCCCGCTCGGCTGGCGCAACTATCAATGGTCGGAAGATTATTACGAGGCCGGCAAGCTGGTGTGGCTCGATGCGGACCAGCTGATCCGCGAGAAGACCGGGGGCAAGAAATCGCTCGACGATTTCGCACGGCTCTTCTTCGGCATGCGCGATGGCGATTGGGGCGTGCTCACCTATCGCTTCGAGGATGTCGTCGATACGCTCAACAAGGTCATGCCCTATGATTGGGCGAGCTTCCTGAAGGAGCGCATCTATGCGGTGCGCGATCAGGCGCCGCTCGATTGGATCACGCGCGGCGGCTATAAGCTCGTCTATACCGATACGCCGGGGGCGGCCTGGAAGGCCGGCGAAACCCGCCGCAAGATGAAGGATTTCAGCTACTCGATCGGGTTCGCCGTGGGCCGCGAGGGCCGGCTCGCCTCGGTCGCCTGGGATAGCCCCGCCTTCAAGGCCGGCCTCACCCAGGGCACCAAGCTGCTGGCGGTGAACGGCCACAGCTATGACGACGACCAGCTCAAGGTGGCGATCGTCGCGGCGCAGACCAGCAAGGCGCCAATCCGCTTCGTGATCCTGCAGAATGATCAGGTCCGCACGATCGACATCCCTTATGCGGGCGGCCTGCGCTACCCGCATCTGGAAAAGACCGGCAAGGGCGAGGGCGGCCTCGACAAGCTGCTCGCCCCCAAGGCCTGA
- a CDS encoding DMT family transporter, whose product MAASIGGGAAGACDNFVRSWTMAWVLLIIGGLGEVGFTTCLRFVDGFRNIGWTAGFLASVTLSMGALEWAARTIPMGTAYAVWGGIGALGTVLVGALCFGEPLGAARMALIAGLIACVAGLRLAG is encoded by the coding sequence ATGGCGGCGAGCATAGGCGGCGGCGCGGCCGGCGCATGTGACAATTTCGTCAGGAGTTGGACGATGGCCTGGGTGCTGCTCATCATCGGGGGGCTGGGCGAAGTCGGCTTCACCACCTGCCTGCGCTTCGTGGATGGGTTCCGCAATATCGGCTGGACCGCCGGCTTCCTCGCCTCGGTGACGCTGAGCATGGGCGCGCTGGAATGGGCGGCGCGCACCATCCCGATGGGCACCGCCTATGCGGTGTGGGGCGGGATCGGCGCGCTGGGCACGGTGCTGGTGGGCGCGCTCTGCTTCGGCGAACCGCTGGGCGCCGCGCGGATGGCGCTGATCGCGGGCCTGATCGCCTGCGTCGCGGGGCTGCGCCTGGCGGGCTGA
- a CDS encoding DUF1345 domain-containing protein — MASPSSLGNRIAPARFLVFFAQLVVLAPLLTPWMGGRHAVMAAFDASAALFLLSLWPLFRDGRPKGMRAHAAANDANRALLLAITVSVTLVILIAIGSELADRHGLRPATITLLIATLACAWLFANTVYALHYAHIYYSQGDTDGDGSEEDLGGLDFPKTQEPGYWDFLYFAFTLGMTFQTSDTQLTTTKMRIVVVFHCLAAFVFNLGVVAFTVNVLGSS; from the coding sequence ATGGCATCCCCCTCCTCGCTCGGCAATCGCATCGCCCCCGCGCGCTTCCTCGTCTTCTTCGCGCAGCTGGTGGTGCTGGCGCCGCTGCTCACGCCGTGGATGGGCGGCCGGCATGCGGTGATGGCGGCGTTCGATGCCAGCGCGGCGCTGTTCCTGCTCTCGCTCTGGCCGCTGTTCCGCGATGGCCGGCCCAAGGGGATGCGCGCCCACGCCGCCGCCAACGATGCCAATCGCGCGCTGCTGCTGGCGATCACCGTGTCCGTCACGCTGGTCATCCTGATCGCGATCGGCTCCGAGCTGGCCGATCGCCACGGCCTGCGCCCGGCCACCATCACGCTGCTGATCGCCACGCTCGCCTGTGCCTGGCTGTTCGCCAACACCGTCTATGCGCTGCATTACGCGCACATCTACTACAGCCAGGGCGATACCGACGGGGATGGCAGCGAGGAGGATCTCGGCGGGCTCGACTTTCCCAAGACGCAGGAGCCCGGCTACTGGGATTTCCTCTATTTCGCCTTCACGCTCGGCATGACCTTCCAGACATCGGACACCCAGCTCACCACCACCAAGATGCGCATCGTGGTGGTCTTCCACTGCCTCGCCGCCTTCGTCTTCAATCTCGGCGTGGTCGCCTTCACCGTCAACGTTCTGGGGAGCAGCTGA
- a CDS encoding MerR family transcriptional regulator yields the protein MTKSDTAFKTIGEVSAALGVPQHVLRYWETRFPQLKPLTRAGNRRYYRPEDVALARHIQSLLGEQGYTVRGVQKLLADAPAPPTLTPTSAPAPEGGGAGANGHAATAPPAPSASAAPQPGSPASAAPDPLLDELRAIRDLLAGLLADEPSGASIS from the coding sequence GTGACCAAGTCTGACACGGCCTTCAAAACCATCGGTGAGGTGTCGGCGGCGCTGGGTGTGCCCCAGCATGTGCTGCGCTATTGGGAAACCCGGTTCCCGCAGCTCAAGCCGCTGACCCGCGCCGGCAACCGCCGCTACTACCGGCCCGAGGACGTGGCGCTGGCGCGCCATATCCAGTCGCTGCTGGGCGAGCAGGGCTATACGGTGCGCGGCGTGCAGAAGCTGCTCGCCGACGCGCCCGCCCCGCCCACGCTTACGCCTACGTCTGCGCCCGCGCCGGAGGGTGGCGGCGCCGGCGCCAACGGGCATGCGGCGACCGCTCCACCCGCGCCGTCCGCGTCCGCCGCTCCGCAGCCGGGCTCGCCCGCGTCCGCCGCGCCCGATCCGCTGCTCGACGAGCTGCGCGCGATTCGCGATCTGCTCGCGGGCCTGCTCGCGGACGAGCCGAGCGGGGCCAGCATATCTTAA
- a CDS encoding integration host factor subunit alpha: protein MAEVGTLTRADIADRIHSEVGLSRADSAGMVERVLAHMCEALAKGENVKISGFGTFVLRDKGERVGRNPKTGVEVPIAPRRVLTFRASTMLRDRIARAG, encoded by the coding sequence GTGGCAGAAGTTGGAACGCTGACACGGGCGGACATCGCCGATCGTATTCATTCCGAAGTGGGCCTGTCGCGGGCCGATTCGGCCGGGATGGTGGAGCGCGTGCTCGCCCATATGTGCGAAGCCCTGGCCAAGGGCGAGAATGTGAAAATCTCGGGATTCGGCACCTTCGTGCTGCGCGACAAGGGCGAGCGGGTGGGCCGCAATCCCAAGACCGGCGTCGAGGTGCCGATCGCGCCGCGCCGCGTGCTTACCTTCCGCGCCTCCACCATGTTGCGGGATCGGATCGCGCGCGCGGGCTGA
- a CDS encoding beta-ketoacyl-ACP synthase III, with product MIRRAVLSGTGSALPARRVTNAELAQRVDTSDEWIVERTGISARYIAGEGETTATLGAEAARAALAAAGLAPESIDLIVLATATPDQTFPATATKVQTLLGIDDCVAFDVAAVCSGFLYALTVADSMIRGGGFRHALVIGAETFSRILDWEDRATCVLFGDGAGAVVLSAAMEPADPAEARGVLATRLHADGRHNGLLYVDGGPSTTGTVGKLRMKGREVFRHAVVNLAAVLGEVLDEIGLAADAIDWLVPHQANARILEATARKLALSPDRVVMTVDRHANTSAASVPLALDAAVRDGRVQPGQILALEAMGGGFTWGAAIIRY from the coding sequence CTGATTCGCCGCGCCGTGCTGAGTGGAACCGGATCGGCGCTGCCGGCGCGGCGGGTGACCAATGCGGAACTGGCGCAGCGGGTGGACACGAGCGACGAGTGGATCGTCGAGCGCACCGGCATCAGCGCGCGCTACATCGCCGGCGAGGGCGAGACCACGGCGACGCTGGGCGCCGAGGCCGCGCGGGCCGCGCTGGCGGCGGCGGGGCTGGCGCCCGAGTCGATCGATCTGATCGTGCTGGCCACCGCCACGCCGGACCAGACCTTCCCGGCCACCGCCACCAAGGTGCAGACCTTGCTCGGCATCGACGATTGCGTCGCGTTCGACGTGGCGGCGGTCTGCTCGGGCTTTCTCTACGCGCTGACGGTGGCCGACAGCATGATTCGCGGCGGCGGCTTCCGTCACGCGCTGGTGATCGGCGCCGAGACGTTCAGCCGCATCCTCGATTGGGAGGACCGCGCCACCTGCGTGCTGTTCGGCGACGGCGCGGGCGCGGTGGTGCTTTCGGCGGCGATGGAGCCGGCCGACCCCGCCGAGGCGCGCGGCGTGCTCGCCACCCGGCTGCACGCCGATGGCCGGCACAATGGCCTGCTCTATGTCGATGGCGGCCCGTCCACCACCGGGACGGTGGGCAAGCTGCGGATGAAGGGACGCGAGGTGTTCCGGCACGCGGTCGTCAATCTCGCCGCCGTGCTGGGCGAGGTGCTGGACGAGATCGGCCTTGCCGCCGACGCGATCGACTGGCTGGTGCCGCATCAGGCCAATGCCCGGATCCTTGAGGCAACCGCCCGGAAACTCGCGCTTTCGCCGGATCGGGTGGTGATGACGGTGGATCGCCACGCCAACACCTCGGCCGCCTCGGTGCCGCTGGCGCTGGACGCGGCGGTGCGCGACGGGCGCGTGCAGCCGGGCCAGATCCTCGCGCTGGAGGCGATGGGCGGCGGCTTCACCTGGGGCGCCGCGATCATACGATATTGA
- the plsX gene encoding phosphate acyltransferase PlsX, with product MDTPRIAIDAMGGDRGAAIMLAGVSRALSADPSLRFLLVGDEPAIRAELDRHRSLAHACEIEHAPDRILGDDKPSQAIRRAKTSSMGLAIAAVKEGRASAAVSAGNTGALMAMAKLALRTMPGIDRPALAALLPTFGANDVVMLDLGANTECDARNLIEFALMGAAYARTAMELPTPRVALLNIGTEELKGTEELKDAAAALRAAGPLPLSFSGFIEGDRLSRGEVDVIVSDGFSGNIALKTAEGTARFVTDLLRRSFTSSLRSKLGFLLSRPALHLLKVHLDPNNHNGAIFLGLNGIVVKSHGGADAKGVANAVALAAKLAREDLVRRIARDLDVYRAATPSEAIPAQ from the coding sequence GTGGACACGCCGCGAATCGCCATCGACGCGATGGGCGGAGATCGTGGCGCGGCCATCATGCTCGCCGGGGTCTCCCGGGCGCTGAGCGCCGATCCGTCCTTGCGCTTCCTGCTGGTCGGCGACGAGCCGGCGATCCGGGCCGAGCTTGATCGGCACCGGTCGCTCGCGCACGCCTGCGAGATCGAACACGCGCCCGACCGCATCCTGGGCGACGACAAGCCGAGCCAGGCGATCCGGCGCGCCAAGACCAGCTCGATGGGGCTCGCCATCGCCGCCGTGAAGGAGGGGCGCGCCAGCGCCGCCGTGTCCGCCGGCAATACCGGCGCGCTGATGGCCATGGCCAAGCTCGCGCTCAGGACGATGCCGGGGATCGATCGGCCCGCGCTCGCCGCGCTGCTGCCGACCTTCGGCGCCAACGACGTGGTGATGCTCGATCTCGGCGCCAATACCGAGTGCGACGCCCGCAATCTGATCGAGTTCGCGCTGATGGGCGCGGCCTATGCGCGCACCGCGATGGAATTGCCGACGCCTCGCGTGGCGCTGCTCAATATCGGCACGGAAGAGCTGAAGGGCACCGAGGAGCTGAAGGACGCCGCCGCCGCGCTGCGCGCCGCCGGCCCGCTGCCGCTCAGCTTCAGCGGCTTCATCGAGGGCGACCGGCTTTCGCGCGGCGAGGTCGATGTCATCGTGTCGGATGGCTTTTCGGGCAATATTGCGCTCAAGACGGCGGAAGGCACGGCGCGGTTCGTCACCGATCTGCTGCGCCGCTCCTTCACCAGTTCGCTCCGCTCCAAGCTGGGCTTCCTGCTGTCGCGGCCGGCGCTGCACCTGCTCAAGGTGCATCTGGATCCGAATAACCATAATGGTGCCATTTTTCTGGGGCTTAATGGCATTGTCGTGAAGAGCCATGGCGGCGCCGACGCCAAGGGCGTGGCCAATGCGGTGGCGCTCGCGGCCAAGCTCGCGCGCGAGGATCTCGTGCGGCGCATCGCGCGCGATCTGGATGTCTACCGCGCCGCCACCCCCAGCGAGGCGATCCCCGCGCAATGA
- the rpmF gene encoding 50S ribosomal protein L32 has product MAVPKRKTSPSRRNMRRSHHALTVESFQECPNCGELKRPHNLCNACGHYNGREIVSVEA; this is encoded by the coding sequence ATGGCCGTCCCCAAGCGAAAGACCTCGCCCTCGCGGCGCAACATGCGTCGCAGCCACCACGCGCTGACCGTGGAGTCCTTCCAGGAATGCCCGAATTGCGGCGAGCTGAAGCGTCCGCACAATCTGTGCAACGCCTGCGGCCACTATAACGGGCGCGAGATCGTCTCGGTCGAAGCCTGA
- a CDS encoding MAPEG family protein has protein sequence MLPVSLTLAAALGLLSLWLAFRLSRMRMAGKVMIGDGGDPRLAARMRAHANFVEYSPFVLALVVLIELAGAPRRALWLVAALYVVARVAHAFGMDNPRRNAARAGGALVTWLVLLGLSLWAIVIASHAPGATGHVTLF, from the coding sequence ATGCTGCCCGTCTCGCTCACTCTGGCCGCCGCCTTGGGCCTGCTCAGCCTCTGGCTCGCCTTCCGCCTCTCGCGGATGCGCATGGCGGGCAAGGTGATGATCGGCGATGGCGGCGATCCGCGCCTCGCGGCCCGCATGCGCGCCCATGCCAATTTCGTGGAATACAGCCCCTTCGTCCTCGCCCTGGTGGTACTGATCGAGCTTGCCGGCGCGCCCCGCCGCGCCTTGTGGCTGGTCGCCGCGCTGTATGTGGTGGCGCGCGTCGCCCACGCCTTCGGCATGGACAATCCGCGCCGCAACGCCGCCCGCGCCGGCGGCGCGCTGGTCACCTGGCTGGTCCTGCTCGGCCTGTCGCTCTGGGCGATCGTCATCGCCAGCCACGCCCCCGGCGCCACCGGCCATGTGACGCTGTTCTGA
- a CDS encoding MBL fold metallo-hydrolase, with product MSEIEPPLRAAVIPVTAFQQNATLIWCTATRRAAVIDPGGDLDRIAAAIAQHGVTLEKILLTHGHIDHCGLAGVFAAERGVPIEGPQEEDRFWIARLEDDSRGFGLEGRVFEPDRWLEDGDQVTVGALTLDVYHTPGHTPGHVIFHHPESRFAQVGDVLFQGSIGRTDFPRSDHDALIASITGKLWPLGDDTVFVPGHGQASRFGIERRSNPFVADHVLAAAAG from the coding sequence ATGAGCGAGATCGAGCCCCCCTTGCGCGCCGCCGTGATCCCGGTGACGGCCTTTCAGCAGAACGCCACGCTGATCTGGTGCACCGCCACCCGGCGCGCGGCGGTGATCGACCCCGGCGGCGATCTCGATCGCATCGCGGCGGCGATCGCGCAGCATGGCGTGACGCTGGAGAAGATCCTCCTCACCCACGGCCATATCGACCATTGCGGGCTGGCGGGCGTGTTCGCCGCCGAACGGGGCGTGCCGATCGAAGGGCCGCAGGAGGAGGATCGCTTCTGGATCGCGCGGCTCGAGGATGATTCGCGCGGCTTCGGGCTGGAAGGCCGGGTGTTCGAGCCCGATCGCTGGCTGGAGGATGGCGATCAGGTGACGGTGGGCGCGCTGACGCTCGACGTCTACCACACGCCGGGCCACACCCCCGGCCATGTCATCTTCCACCATCCCGAATCGCGCTTCGCCCAGGTCGGCGACGTGCTGTTCCAGGGCTCGATCGGACGGACCGACTTTCCCCGGTCCGATCATGACGCGCTGATCGCGTCGATCACGGGCAAGCTCTGGCCGCTCGGCGACGATACGGTGTTCGTGCCCGGCCATGGCCAGGCCTCGCGCTTCGGGATCGAGCGGCGCAGCAATCCCTTCGTGGCCGATCACGTTCTGGCGGCGGCCGCCGGCTGA
- the pabB gene encoding aminodeoxychorismate synthase component I — MLDPASCFVLLDDASGPDAAPARLYQHPRDQVIAHAPEEIPAALARLRAARHAGLHAAGYCAYEAGPFGDGAARPGDGAPLLWFGLFDGYRTIASDAVPALLPDGAGAWASPPAPLIDRDAYIAAVARIQAWIAAGDIYQANLTFAAALRIVGDPLALYARIRRHAAAGWGGIIRDGTERLILSFSPELFFRLDQGRITARPMKGTAPRGVDAASDAEAARALARDPKQRAENLMIVDLLRNDLARVAVPGSVAVPALFTVERYPTLHQLTSTVTAALAPGLDAVAVLEAAFPCGSITGAPKLRAIALTQEVESAPRGLYTGAIGRIDADGDAAFNVAIRTLVVTGEAARLGLGSGIVADSHGAAEWRECRAKGEFVSRACPPFDLLETMRFDPFDGLLETERHLARLKASAEALGFAVDRHAVRNELQAATFRLREPARVRVRAAPSGRVAIEVRALPATPAAPVAVAIVPLPVAPEDFRLRHKTSARDFYDEARRAAGCFEVVFARSDGWLTEGSFTSLFVERDGRLLTPPLAHGLLPGILRQALLESGRAIEAPLRAEDLRDGFLLGNAVRGLIQARLNDRAP, encoded by the coding sequence ATGCTCGATCCCGCCTCCTGCTTCGTCCTGCTCGATGATGCCAGCGGCCCCGATGCCGCGCCGGCGCGGCTCTACCAGCATCCGCGCGACCAGGTGATCGCCCACGCGCCGGAGGAGATCCCGGCTGCGCTCGCCCGGCTGCGCGCCGCGCGCCACGCCGGCCTGCATGCCGCCGGCTATTGCGCCTATGAGGCGGGCCCCTTCGGCGACGGCGCCGCCCGCCCGGGCGACGGCGCGCCGCTGCTCTGGTTCGGCCTGTTCGACGGCTATCGCACGATCGCGTCCGACGCCGTGCCCGCGCTGCTGCCGGATGGCGCCGGCGCCTGGGCGAGCCCGCCCGCCCCGCTGATCGATCGCGACGCCTATATCGCCGCCGTGGCGCGCATCCAGGCCTGGATCGCGGCGGGCGACATCTATCAGGCGAACCTCACCTTCGCCGCCGCGCTGCGGATCGTCGGCGATCCGCTGGCGCTCTATGCGCGCATCCGGCGCCACGCCGCCGCCGGCTGGGGCGGGATCATCCGCGACGGGACCGAGCGGCTGATCCTGTCCTTCTCGCCCGAACTCTTCTTCCGGCTCGACCAGGGCCGGATCACCGCCCGGCCGATGAAGGGCACGGCGCCGCGCGGCGTCGATGCGGCGTCCGACGCCGAGGCCGCCCGCGCGCTGGCGCGCGATCCCAAGCAGCGCGCCGAGAATCTCATGATCGTCGATCTGCTGCGCAACGATCTCGCGCGGGTGGCGGTGCCGGGCAGCGTGGCGGTGCCGGCGCTGTTCACCGTGGAACGTTATCCCACGCTCCACCAGCTCACCTCCACCGTCACCGCCGCGCTGGCGCCGGGCCTCGACGCGGTGGCGGTGCTCGAGGCGGCCTTTCCCTGCGGCTCGATCACCGGCGCGCCCAAGCTGCGCGCCATCGCCCTCACGCAGGAGGTGGAGTCCGCCCCGCGCGGCCTCTATACCGGCGCGATCGGCCGGATCGACGCCGATGGCGACGCCGCCTTCAATGTCGCCATCCGCACGCTGGTGGTGACGGGGGAAGCGGCGCGCCTGGGCCTGGGTTCGGGTATCGTCGCCGATTCGCACGGGGCCGCCGAATGGCGCGAGTGCCGCGCCAAGGGAGAATTTGTGAGCCGCGCCTGCCCGCCTTTCGACCTTCTCGAAACCATGCGCTTCGATCCGTTCGACGGGCTGCTCGAAACCGAGCGCCATCTCGCGCGGCTCAAGGCCTCGGCCGAGGCGCTAGGCTTCGCGGTGGATCGTCACGCGGTGCGCAACGAGCTTCAGGCCGCCACCTTCCGCCTGCGCGAGCCGGCGCGGGTGCGCGTGCGCGCCGCGCCGAGCGGGCGGGTGGCGATCGAGGTCCGGGCGCTGCCCGCCACCCCCGCCGCGCCGGTCGCGGTGGCGATCGTGCCGCTGCCCGTCGCGCCCGAGGATTTCCGGCTGCGGCACAAGACCAGCGCCCGCGATTTCTACGACGAGGCGCGCCGCGCCGCCGGCTGTTTCGAGGTGGTGTTCGCGCGGAGCGATGGCTGGCTCACCGAGGGCAGCTTCACCTCGCTGTTCGTCGAGCGCGACGGCCGGCTGCTCACGCCCCCGCTCGCGCACGGGCTGCTGCCCGGCATTCTGCGCCAGGCCTTGCTCGAGTCCGGCCGCGCGATCGAGGCGCCGCTGCGCGCCGAGGATCTGCGCGATGGATTCTTGCTCGGCAACGCCGTGCGAGGATTGATTCAGGCACGGTTGAACGATCGGGCGCCATGA
- a CDS encoding pyridoxal phosphate-dependent aminotransferase — protein sequence MRTTSLALGRIAPSPTLAMTSRVLDLKRQGVDVIGLSAGEPDFDTPDYVKAAAIEAIQAGKTKYTNVDGTAELKAAIAAKFERDNGLRFTADQISVNVGGKHTLFNALVATIDAGDEVVIPAPYWVSYPDIVQFAGGVPVFVPAGADRAYKITPEQLDAAITPRTRWVILNSPSNPTGAAYNEAELAALGEVIARHPQVFVLSDDIYEHVVYDDFRFTTLAQLRPDLADRILTVNGCSKAYAMTGWRIGYAGGPAWLIKAMAKLQSQSTSNPCSIAQAAAVAALNGPQDFLAERNAAFKRRRDMVVARLNAIPGISCPTPEGAFYVYPDVSGVIGKTAPDGTRIENDAVLADQLLAAGRVAVVHGAAFGLEPAFRISYATSDEALASACDRIAEFCTALR from the coding sequence ATGCGAACCACGTCGCTCGCGCTCGGCCGCATCGCGCCCTCCCCCACGCTCGCCATGACGTCGCGCGTGCTGGATCTGAAGCGTCAGGGGGTCGATGTGATCGGCCTCAGCGCCGGCGAACCGGATTTCGACACGCCGGACTACGTGAAGGCCGCCGCGATCGAGGCGATCCAGGCCGGCAAGACCAAATACACCAATGTCGACGGCACCGCCGAGCTTAAGGCCGCCATCGCCGCCAAGTTCGAGCGCGACAATGGCCTGCGCTTCACCGCCGATCAGATCAGCGTCAATGTCGGCGGGAAGCACACCCTGTTCAACGCGCTCGTCGCCACCATCGACGCGGGCGACGAGGTCGTCATCCCCGCGCCCTATTGGGTGAGCTATCCGGATATCGTCCAGTTCGCGGGCGGCGTGCCGGTGTTCGTCCCCGCCGGCGCCGATCGCGCCTACAAGATCACCCCCGAGCAGCTGGACGCGGCGATCACGCCGCGCACCCGCTGGGTGATCCTCAACTCGCCCTCCAATCCCACCGGCGCCGCCTATAACGAGGCCGAGCTAGCGGCGCTGGGCGAGGTGATCGCGCGGCATCCGCAGGTCTTCGTCCTGTCCGACGATATCTACGAGCATGTCGTCTACGACGATTTCCGCTTCACCACGCTCGCCCAGCTCCGCCCCGATCTGGCCGACCGGATCCTGACGGTGAACGGCTGTTCCAAGGCCTATGCGATGACCGGCTGGCGGATCGGCTATGCGGGCGGCCCGGCCTGGCTCATCAAGGCCATGGCCAAGCTCCAGTCGCAATCCACCTCCAATCCCTGCTCGATCGCCCAGGCGGCGGCGGTGGCGGCGCTGAACGGTCCGCAGGATTTCCTCGCGGAGCGAAACGCCGCCTTCAAGCGGCGGCGCGACATGGTGGTGGCGCGGCTCAACGCCATTCCCGGCATCAGCTGCCCGACGCCCGAGGGCGCCTTCTACGTCTATCCCGACGTGTCCGGCGTGATCGGCAAGACCGCGCCCGACGGCACGCGGATCGAGAATGACGCCGTGCTGGCCGATCAGCTGCTCGCCGCCGGCCGCGTCGCGGTGGTGCACGGCGCCGCCTTCGGGCTCGAGCCGGCCTTCCGCATCAGCTACGCCACCTCGGACGAGGCGCTGGCCAGCGCCTGCGATCGCATCGCGGAATTCTGCACCGCGCTGCGCTGA